A single window of Streptomyces aquilus DNA harbors:
- a CDS encoding LolA family protein, which yields MAPYESDDNTLAEEADDLRAGRRKAARYVVPVAVVGVAAATIGLVPALADSGDPDLPKISAQELVEKIAASDVQQLSGTVKITTDLGLPDFGGLGDAFTGGGSRSGGDGSSADPSTKLTELATGTHTLRVASDGPDKQKVSVLEDAAEYSLIHNGKDVWGYDSKSNEVFHGTADESAKHDEEAPATPKDLADDALKAVDDTTSVTVDGTAQVAGRDAYRLVIKPKDDGSTIGQITVAVDAKTGMPLKFTLTPSSGGAAVVDAGFTQVSFAKPAASTFDFTPPKGAKVTEEDSDSTAAPQGKRGAEGLSGLDGLNVIGDGWDSIATFDTGGQGIPSGSEVGGDFGGFLDSLGDKASGKFGEGTVFKTRLVNALITDDGKVYVGAVTKDALVKAADAAK from the coding sequence ATGGCACCGTACGAATCCGACGACAACACGCTCGCGGAGGAGGCCGACGACCTGCGCGCCGGGCGCCGCAAGGCCGCGCGGTACGTCGTCCCGGTCGCGGTCGTGGGGGTGGCCGCGGCGACCATCGGGCTCGTCCCGGCACTCGCCGACTCCGGCGACCCCGACCTGCCGAAGATCAGCGCCCAGGAACTCGTCGAGAAGATCGCCGCGTCGGACGTACAGCAGCTGTCCGGCACCGTGAAGATCACCACGGATCTGGGGCTGCCCGACTTCGGCGGCCTGGGCGACGCCTTCACGGGCGGCGGTTCGCGCTCCGGCGGTGACGGGTCGTCCGCCGACCCCTCCACCAAGCTGACCGAACTCGCCACCGGCACCCACACCCTGCGCGTCGCCTCCGACGGCCCCGACAAGCAGAAGGTCTCGGTCCTGGAGGACGCGGCCGAGTACAGCCTCATCCACAACGGCAAGGACGTCTGGGGCTACGACAGCAAGTCCAACGAGGTCTTCCACGGCACCGCCGACGAGAGCGCGAAGCACGACGAGGAAGCGCCGGCCACGCCCAAGGACCTCGCCGACGACGCCCTCAAGGCGGTCGACGACACCACGTCCGTGACGGTCGACGGCACCGCGCAGGTGGCCGGCCGGGACGCGTACCGGCTCGTCATCAAGCCCAAGGACGACGGGTCCACGATCGGTCAGATCACCGTCGCCGTGGACGCCAAGACCGGGATGCCGCTGAAGTTCACGCTGACCCCGTCGAGCGGCGGCGCGGCCGTCGTCGACGCCGGTTTCACCCAGGTCAGCTTCGCCAAGCCGGCCGCGTCCACCTTCGACTTCACCCCGCCGAAGGGCGCGAAGGTCACGGAGGAGGACAGCGACAGCACCGCCGCCCCGCAGGGCAAGCGCGGGGCGGAGGGGCTCAGCGGCCTCGACGGGCTGAACGTCATCGGGGACGGCTGGGACTCCATCGCCACCTTCGACACCGGCGGCCAGGGCATCCCGTCCGGCTCCGAGGTCGGCGGCGACTTCGGCGGCTTCCTCGACTCGCTCGGCGACAAGGCGAGCGGCAAGTTCGGCGAGGGCACCGTCTTCAAGACGCGGCTGGTCAACGCCCTGATCACGGACGACGGCAAGGTCTACGTCGGCGCCGTGACCAAGGACGCGCTGGTGAAGGCGGCGGACGCGGCGAAGTAG
- a CDS encoding CHRD domain-containing protein, translating to MRKTLIVSAVALAVAGVPGSAFATGGNTTETATVLATSLRGANEVPAGDADGAALEFVKVDGDQVSVAVKWRGLDRPTALHIHQGAKGTNGGVKVDFTKLLGKAGRHSVTGTVKVTDAALLDALKSDPGSFYANLHTKQFPGGAVRGQLHKVTVAGFDFRGALKNFQASVVKGEQIYECKAATGGGYAFAQRDVSAVLGGRIAHSFVAPNSGTPQWVAPDGSAVTGAVLSRTPNGDGNIAELDLKATQSGKHHGLLARTTEILRLNTVGGVAPAGTCTPGEIIGVPYHADYVFLRD from the coding sequence ATGCGTAAGACGCTGATCGTCAGTGCTGTTGCCCTGGCCGTTGCCGGTGTTCCCGGCTCGGCCTTCGCCACCGGCGGGAACACCACCGAAACCGCCACCGTCCTCGCCACCAGCCTGCGCGGTGCCAACGAGGTGCCCGCGGGGGACGCGGACGGGGCCGCGCTGGAGTTCGTCAAGGTGGACGGGGACCAGGTCTCCGTCGCCGTGAAGTGGCGGGGGCTCGACCGGCCCACCGCCCTGCACATCCACCAGGGCGCCAAGGGGACCAACGGTGGCGTCAAGGTCGACTTCACGAAGCTGCTCGGCAAGGCCGGGCGGCACAGTGTCACCGGCACCGTGAAGGTGACGGACGCGGCGCTGCTCGACGCGCTGAAGTCCGACCCGGGGTCGTTCTACGCCAACCTGCACACCAAGCAGTTCCCCGGCGGTGCCGTCCGCGGCCAGCTCCACAAGGTCACCGTCGCCGGGTTCGACTTCCGCGGCGCGCTGAAGAACTTCCAGGCGTCCGTGGTGAAGGGCGAGCAGATCTACGAGTGCAAGGCGGCCACCGGCGGCGGCTACGCGTTCGCCCAACGGGACGTCAGCGCCGTGCTCGGCGGCCGTATCGCACACTCGTTCGTGGCCCCCAACTCCGGTACGCCGCAGTGGGTCGCGCCCGACGGCAGCGCGGTCACCGGCGCCGTCCTGTCCCGGACCCCGAACGGCGACGGCAACATCGCGGAGCTGGACCTGAAGGCCACTCAGTCCGGCAAGCACCACGGCCTGCTGGCCCGTACGACCGAGATCCTGCGGCTCAACACCGTCGGCGGCGTAGCCCCGGCCGGCACCTGCACGCCGGGGGAGATCATCGGGGTGCCGTACCACGCGGACTACGTGTTCCTGCGCGACTGA